From a region of the Paenibacillus sp. R14(2021) genome:
- a CDS encoding DMT family transporter, which produces MPRLIYAALIGLSLIWGGSFYFIKVLLHDFGPWSIAFLRSSFGLVIVLLVMLLFKKPFGFRNIPWSAMFIMAVTNTAVPWTLIAFSEQRLTSSMASILNATTPVWTVLVGILFFRGKSGRMQWAGLAIATAGLLILLGVRPGSLLSIDGIGFFGMMGATCCYAVGSQLSKQLSQRGCSMYQITYGTLLSSAVVSGVIACSTESITLAKLTSASNVPMIVGLGMFGSGFAYILFYYMVEKGSAEFASMVTYLVPSTALIWGYTLLHEAIKWNMLAGLVIILAGVFLAGRKGRPAALSTKRADALLK; this is translated from the coding sequence GTGCCCAGACTCATCTATGCCGCGCTTATAGGTTTAAGTCTCATCTGGGGCGGCTCGTTTTATTTTATCAAAGTGCTGCTGCACGACTTCGGACCTTGGTCCATCGCGTTTCTGCGTTCGTCCTTCGGGCTCGTGATCGTGCTGCTCGTCATGCTGCTGTTCAAGAAGCCGTTCGGCTTCCGCAATATCCCTTGGTCCGCCATGTTCATCATGGCCGTCACCAATACGGCCGTCCCGTGGACGCTCATCGCTTTCAGCGAGCAGCGGCTGACGAGCAGCATGGCATCGATTCTGAATGCGACGACGCCGGTATGGACCGTGCTTGTCGGTATCTTGTTCTTCCGCGGCAAGTCGGGCCGGATGCAATGGGCGGGACTTGCCATCGCAACGGCAGGCCTGCTCATTCTGCTTGGCGTAAGGCCGGGCTCGCTGCTTTCTATTGACGGAATCGGCTTCTTTGGCATGATGGGCGCCACCTGCTGTTACGCCGTCGGTTCCCAGTTGTCCAAGCAGCTGTCGCAGCGAGGCTGCTCCATGTATCAGATTACATACGGCACCTTGCTCAGCAGCGCGGTTGTGAGCGGCGTGATTGCCTGTTCAACGGAATCGATTACGCTGGCGAAGCTGACGTCTGCTTCCAATGTACCGATGATCGTCGGACTAGGGATGTTCGGATCCGGATTCGCGTACATTCTGTTTTATTACATGGTGGAGAAAGGGAGCGCCGAATTCGCCTCCATGGTAACGTATCTCGTACCGTCCACCGCGCTGATTTGGGGCTATACGCTTCTTCATGAAGCGATTAAATGGAACATGCTCGCTGGACTCGTCATTATTCTCGCAGGCGTCTTCCTTGCCGGACGTAAGGGACGGCCTGCGGCCTTAAGTACGAAGCGTGCAGATGCGCTGTTGAAGTGA
- a CDS encoding ABC transporter substrate-binding protein, with product MRKPLFAAAILLTLLLSACSSGNGNNNSGAAPSENPSTNNTQPAADEQPKDGGNLIIAVGADPVLLNPNYAGDRVSLTIDQALYAPLFQVNNGKKTFYLAESLEPSADNLTYTLKLKSGLTWHDGEKLTADDVVFTIDKILDEKQNSFLRANFIIGGKPIKAVKVDDTTVEFKLPQVSPAFEATLVQVTPIPKHIFENEADIEKSPKNSTPVGSGAFKFKEYKTGEYVTLERFDNYFAGKPHLDSITYRIAKDTNAANLALQNGEINIKYLDPQDVATIQATNNFEITPYSEGRLSYLLFNENSDTGVMGKKEVRQALSYALSRDELIATAYMSGDYADPAKSILASDNIYFDNDVASFDNDAEKAKELLKTAGVSGLKLRFMTSSGNKAQEAIALYVQQKLKAIGVDVEIKPLDASAYGAKFVDPKAADFELAAAGYIMGYDPDAYSILYTTGGDANYTHYSNKAVDELFKQGAGEGDAAKRGEIYKKLQELVAEDAPVYPIAYTKTIVAVDKKYGGLQEAVLKPVVIFEDPSKLYLK from the coding sequence ATGCGTAAACCTTTGTTTGCTGCAGCAATACTATTGACCCTGCTGCTCAGCGCCTGTTCTTCAGGAAATGGCAATAACAATTCCGGAGCGGCGCCGTCCGAAAACCCATCAACCAATAATACACAACCTGCTGCGGACGAGCAACCCAAAGACGGGGGAAACTTGATTATCGCCGTTGGAGCGGACCCGGTTCTTCTGAATCCGAACTATGCAGGCGACCGTGTCAGCTTGACGATCGACCAGGCGCTGTACGCGCCGCTGTTCCAAGTTAATAACGGCAAGAAAACCTTTTATCTCGCGGAAAGCCTGGAGCCTTCTGCCGATAACTTAACGTATACATTGAAATTGAAAAGCGGTCTGACTTGGCATGACGGCGAGAAGCTGACAGCTGATGACGTCGTGTTCACAATCGACAAAATTCTTGACGAGAAGCAAAACAGCTTCCTGCGCGCTAACTTCATCATTGGCGGCAAACCGATCAAAGCGGTCAAAGTCGATGATACGACCGTCGAATTCAAACTTCCGCAAGTGAGCCCTGCTTTCGAAGCTACACTCGTTCAAGTCACGCCGATTCCGAAGCATATTTTCGAGAACGAAGCGGATATCGAGAAGAGCCCGAAGAACAGCACGCCTGTAGGCTCCGGCGCATTTAAGTTCAAAGAATACAAAACGGGCGAGTACGTGACGCTCGAGCGCTTCGACAATTATTTCGCGGGTAAACCGCATCTGGATTCCATCACCTACCGGATCGCCAAAGATACGAACGCAGCCAATCTGGCGCTCCAAAACGGCGAGATCAACATTAAATACTTGGATCCTCAAGACGTAGCGACAATTCAAGCGACGAATAATTTCGAAATCACGCCTTACAGCGAAGGCCGTTTGTCTTACCTGCTCTTCAATGAAAACAGTGACACAGGCGTTATGGGCAAGAAAGAAGTTCGCCAGGCGTTGTCGTATGCGCTGAGCCGCGACGAGTTGATTGCAACGGCCTATATGTCCGGCGATTACGCAGATCCTGCTAAATCGATTCTGGCTTCCGACAACATCTACTTCGATAATGATGTCGCGAGCTTCGACAACGATGCCGAGAAAGCGAAAGAACTATTGAAAACAGCAGGCGTAAGCGGCTTGAAGCTTCGTTTCATGACGTCGAGCGGGAACAAAGCGCAAGAAGCCATTGCCCTATACGTGCAGCAAAAGCTGAAAGCCATCGGCGTTGACGTCGAGATCAAACCACTTGATGCTTCGGCTTACGGTGCGAAGTTCGTGGATCCTAAAGCGGCCGACTTCGAATTGGCAGCGGCAGGCTACATCATGGGTTACGATCCGGATGCCTATAGCATCCTCTACACAACAGGCGGAGATGCGAACTATACGCACTACTCCAATAAAGCTGTAGATGAGCTGTTCAAACAAGGAGCAGGCGAAGGCGATGCTGCGAAACGCGGCGAAATCTACAAGAAGCTGCAAGAGCTTGTAGCGGAAGACGCACCTGTTTACCCGATCGCATACACCAAAACCATCGTGGCTGTCGACAAGAAATACGGCGGCTTGCAAGAAGCTGTACTGAAGCCTGTCGTCATCTTCGAAGATCCATCTAAACTTTATTTGAAATAA
- a CDS encoding aminopeptidase, whose protein sequence is MNFQEKLERYAALAVEVGVNVQPGQTLVVTASISSAPFVRMVVKKAYEVGAKNVHVEWNDDVVTRTKYELAPDEAFNEFPQWRAQGWEDMAKDNAAFLSIVASNPDLLKGIKPERIANANKAAGIALKTWRTYTMSDKVSWSIVAVPSPDWAAKVFPDVAADQQEDTLWDAIFAATRINEPDPVAAWKSHIEVLDTKASHLNEKKFRALRYTGPGTDLTIELAPGHIWISAGSENAKGDIFVANMPTEEVFTAPLRGGVNGTVTSTKPLSYGGNLIKDFALTFKEGKVVDVQAEEGLEVLKNLIGTDEGAAYLGEVALVPHRSPISDTNVIFYNTLFDENASCHLAIGKAYAFCIEGGKTMSEEEQVANGLNSSLVHVDFMIGSAELDIDGIRADGTTEPLFRGGNWAF, encoded by the coding sequence ATTAATTTCCAAGAAAAACTCGAGCGCTATGCAGCGCTGGCCGTTGAGGTCGGCGTCAATGTGCAGCCAGGCCAGACGCTGGTCGTTACCGCATCCATCTCATCCGCACCGTTCGTTCGGATGGTTGTGAAGAAAGCCTATGAAGTGGGCGCCAAAAACGTACACGTTGAGTGGAACGACGATGTTGTGACCCGCACGAAATACGAGCTCGCTCCCGACGAAGCCTTCAATGAATTTCCGCAGTGGCGTGCGCAAGGCTGGGAAGACATGGCCAAGGACAATGCGGCGTTCCTCAGCATCGTCGCTTCCAACCCCGATCTGCTGAAGGGCATCAAGCCCGAGCGGATTGCGAATGCCAACAAAGCTGCAGGCATCGCGCTCAAAACATGGCGCACCTACACCATGTCGGACAAAGTCAGCTGGTCCATCGTAGCCGTGCCATCCCCGGATTGGGCGGCTAAGGTGTTCCCTGACGTGGCTGCCGATCAACAAGAAGATACGCTGTGGGATGCCATCTTCGCCGCAACGCGCATCAACGAGCCGGATCCGGTTGCCGCGTGGAAATCCCACATCGAGGTGCTGGATACGAAAGCCTCTCACCTCAATGAGAAGAAATTCCGCGCGCTGCGCTACACGGGCCCGGGCACAGACCTGACGATTGAATTGGCTCCCGGCCATATTTGGATCAGCGCCGGCAGCGAGAACGCCAAAGGTGATATTTTCGTGGCGAACATGCCGACGGAAGAAGTCTTCACCGCTCCGCTCCGCGGCGGCGTCAACGGCACCGTGACGAGCACGAAGCCGCTCAGCTACGGCGGCAATCTAATCAAGGATTTCGCGCTCACGTTCAAGGAAGGCAAAGTCGTTGACGTGCAAGCGGAAGAAGGACTGGAAGTGCTGAAGAACCTGATCGGCACCGACGAAGGCGCCGCTTATCTGGGTGAAGTCGCACTTGTGCCTCATCGTTCGCCGATCTCGGATACGAACGTCATCTTCTACAACACGCTGTTCGACGAGAACGCTTCCTGCCATCTTGCAATCGGCAAAGCGTATGCGTTCTGCATCGAAGGCGGCAAAACGATGTCCGAGGAAGAGCAAGTCGCGAACGGCCTGAACTCCAGCCTCGTTCACGTTGACTTCATGATCGGCTCTGCGGAGCTCGACATCGACGGCATTCGTGCCGATGGCACGACCGAGCCGCTGTTCCGCGGCGGCAACTGGGCATTCTAA
- a CDS encoding phosphotransferase family protein, producing MNAWLKQDGSLDETRIVRRETLYTGMNGKRVERFLLVSGDSVVYKPLTNDSQLGKEAWVYANVLPHFPSIYPRLLAHSDGSGAESEVEEPDSASGELQTGASAVSHSGESLEAIEPWCLFEDLGPLSHAFDERIVSELILHMAAWHALPVEALLDAPLLGPKPMIDVLLRDVYARKEELRRALSDLPAGVELVERVLADGDIMPPGWMKRVQSHGDLHLGNYTFVNGEIKVLDWEHVHLNSPYWDLYHVLDLSHPVFPKPADAKVRERMLDLYVQESAVRGIVYDPAAFKGEYARFSAVFSLWMLLLIEKDLASLAVSHIPAKWSPEQLQRQRKETRDSLVQCAAMLPPLQ from the coding sequence ATGAATGCGTGGTTGAAGCAGGACGGATCATTGGATGAAACGCGGATTGTACGGCGGGAGACGCTCTATACAGGCATGAACGGGAAGCGCGTAGAGCGGTTCTTGCTCGTTTCCGGTGACAGTGTCGTCTATAAGCCCTTGACCAACGACAGCCAGCTGGGGAAAGAGGCTTGGGTGTACGCGAACGTGCTGCCGCATTTCCCGTCGATCTATCCAAGGCTGCTGGCCCATTCGGACGGCAGCGGCGCGGAGAGTGAAGTGGAGGAGCCAGATTCGGCCTCTGGCGAGCTCCAAACAGGTGCTTCTGCCGTTTCGCACAGTGGAGAAAGCTTGGAAGCGATAGAGCCTTGGTGTCTTTTTGAAGATTTGGGGCCATTGTCGCATGCCTTCGACGAGCGGATTGTGTCGGAATTGATTTTGCATATGGCGGCATGGCATGCTCTACCGGTTGAAGCGCTGCTGGATGCACCGCTGCTGGGTCCGAAGCCGATGATCGATGTCCTCCTTCGTGACGTGTACGCGAGGAAAGAAGAGCTCCGGCGAGCCCTGTCGGACCTTCCGGCGGGCGTAGAGCTGGTGGAGCGTGTACTTGCGGATGGGGATATCATGCCCCCGGGCTGGATGAAGCGCGTGCAGTCGCACGGCGATCTTCATCTCGGCAATTATACGTTCGTGAACGGAGAAATCAAGGTGCTCGATTGGGAGCATGTTCATCTGAACAGTCCGTATTGGGATCTCTATCATGTGCTCGATCTCTCCCATCCCGTATTTCCGAAGCCGGCGGATGCAAAGGTCCGGGAACGGATGCTCGATCTCTACGTACAAGAGTCGGCCGTGCGGGGGATCGTCTATGATCCGGCTGCGTTTAAGGGGGAATATGCACGCTTCTCCGCAGTATTCTCGCTGTGGATGCTGCTCCTCATTGAGAAGGATCTTGCATCGCTGGCGGTTTCTCATATTCCAGCCAAATGGTCGCCCGAGCAGCTGCAAAGGCAGCGGAAAGAGACGCGAGACAGCCTAGTGCAATGCGCTGCGATGCTGCCTCCATTGCAGTAG
- a CDS encoding LLM class flavin-dependent oxidoreductase, translating to MSNRSVPISVLDLAPVVEGSTPAAAFRNTLELAQLAERLGYNRYWLAEHHNMSGIASSATSVVIGYVAGGTKRIRVGSGGIMLPNHAPLVIAEQFGTLESMYPGRIDLGLGRAPGSDQLTARALRRDFAMHGQDFPELLAELRDFFQPEEAIKTVRATPGEGLNVPIWLLGSSGFSAKLAGELGLPFSFASHFAPEYLMPAIHLYRSSFRPSEVLDKPYVMIGMNIVGAETDEEAARLATSQQLQFLNLVRGRPGKLQPPVDSMEGIWHPHEREALQSKLQFSIAGTKAKIASRLQEILQETMADEVIVHSQVYDHQARLHSYEIIAEAANLKAFSS from the coding sequence ATGTCGAATCGATCTGTTCCTATTTCCGTGTTGGACTTGGCTCCTGTCGTAGAAGGCTCGACGCCGGCGGCTGCTTTCCGTAATACGCTGGAGCTGGCACAGCTTGCCGAGCGCCTCGGTTATAACCGCTACTGGCTTGCGGAACATCACAATATGTCCGGCATCGCGAGCTCCGCTACATCTGTCGTCATCGGCTATGTGGCCGGAGGCACGAAGCGCATTCGTGTCGGCTCCGGCGGTATCATGCTGCCGAACCACGCGCCGCTTGTCATTGCCGAACAATTTGGTACGCTGGAATCCATGTACCCCGGCCGAATCGACCTCGGACTTGGTCGCGCGCCTGGCTCCGACCAATTGACAGCTCGCGCGCTGCGGCGCGATTTCGCGATGCATGGGCAGGATTTCCCGGAGCTGCTGGCTGAGCTTCGCGACTTCTTCCAGCCGGAAGAAGCCATCAAAACCGTTCGCGCCACGCCTGGAGAAGGCTTAAACGTACCGATCTGGCTGCTCGGCTCCAGTGGATTCAGCGCTAAGCTGGCTGGCGAGCTGGGGCTGCCATTCTCGTTCGCGAGCCATTTTGCCCCTGAATATCTCATGCCTGCCATCCACCTCTACCGCAGCAGCTTCCGTCCGTCCGAAGTACTGGATAAACCGTACGTCATGATCGGTATGAACATCGTCGGCGCCGAAACCGACGAGGAAGCCGCACGGCTGGCCACTTCTCAGCAGCTGCAATTTCTCAATCTGGTCCGCGGTCGTCCTGGCAAGCTTCAACCGCCGGTGGACAGCATGGAAGGCATCTGGCATCCGCATGAACGCGAAGCGCTGCAGTCCAAGCTCCAATTTTCAATTGCCGGGACCAAGGCCAAAATTGCCAGCCGCCTGCAAGAGATTCTTCAGGAGACAATGGCTGATGAGGTCATTGTCCACTCGCAAGTGTATGACCATCAGGCACGGCTCCACTCCTATGAGATTATCGCCGAAGCCGCAAACCTCAAGGCTTTCTCATCCTAA
- a CDS encoding ABC transporter permease has protein sequence MRQLIVRRLLQSVPMLFFISLVCFALVKAAPGDPVLSFVTPNMHADDIERIRHNLGLDQPGYVQYGIWLKDSLTGNLGYSLVNHRPVMPQIVERLPATAGLMGASIALAVLLSIPLGLLAGSNRNRWVDKLVNLLAYIGISVPLFWLSILFIYFCSIKLHWLPSLGMHTIGKKGALDVIKHAILPCSVLTISFLSVYVRYIRSSAISQLKEDYVQIQYAFGSAKRTILFRHVMKHVLLPVITLLGMSLGDLVTGAIVTEAVFSWPGIGSLGVTAVRGFDYPIILGITLFASILLIVGNLLADILYGIADPRIKITR, from the coding sequence ATGAGACAACTAATTGTCCGAAGATTATTGCAAAGCGTACCGATGCTATTTTTCATCTCGCTTGTTTGTTTCGCGCTCGTCAAGGCGGCGCCGGGAGACCCGGTGCTGTCTTTTGTTACGCCGAATATGCATGCGGACGACATCGAACGCATCCGCCACAACCTTGGCCTCGATCAACCCGGTTACGTGCAATACGGGATATGGCTGAAAGATAGCTTAACCGGCAATTTGGGTTATTCGCTCGTTAACCATAGGCCGGTAATGCCGCAAATCGTGGAACGGCTGCCGGCAACCGCCGGCTTGATGGGCGCTTCCATCGCGCTTGCCGTTCTCTTATCCATTCCGCTTGGATTGCTGGCGGGCTCGAACCGCAACCGGTGGGTGGATAAGCTCGTGAATTTATTGGCCTACATCGGCATCTCGGTTCCGCTGTTCTGGCTGTCGATCTTATTTATTTATTTCTGTTCCATTAAACTGCACTGGCTTCCTAGCCTCGGCATGCATACGATCGGCAAGAAGGGCGCGCTGGACGTGATCAAGCATGCAATCCTGCCGTGCTCGGTGCTGACAATCAGTTTCCTCTCCGTGTATGTACGGTATATTCGTTCCAGTGCGATCAGCCAGCTGAAGGAAGATTACGTGCAAATTCAATATGCCTTCGGCTCAGCGAAGCGGACGATTCTGTTCCGCCACGTTATGAAGCATGTCCTGCTTCCTGTCATAACGCTTCTTGGGATGTCCCTAGGTGATCTTGTGACAGGCGCGATTGTGACGGAGGCGGTATTCTCTTGGCCCGGTATCGGTTCGCTTGGGGTGACAGCGGTCCGAGGATTTGATTACCCCATCATCTTGGGCATTACGCTATTCGCTTCTATCTTGCTGATCGTAGGCAATTTGCTTGCGGACATCCTGTACGGCATTGCCGATCCAAGAATCAAAATAACGAGGTGA
- a CDS encoding MGMT family protein, whose amino-acid sequence MTPFTERVLHAIKAIPAGSVMTYGQIAEQAGSPRAARQVVRILHSLSAKHDLPWHRVINARGEIAIGSDEGRFLQRALLEEEGVYVSPAGTVDLTAYRHDSSGGSSPT is encoded by the coding sequence ATGACACCGTTCACCGAACGCGTACTTCATGCAATTAAGGCCATACCGGCCGGAAGCGTCATGACTTACGGTCAAATCGCGGAGCAGGCGGGCAGTCCGCGCGCCGCGAGGCAGGTCGTACGCATTCTTCATTCCTTGAGCGCGAAGCATGATCTGCCTTGGCACCGCGTCATCAATGCCCGGGGCGAAATCGCGATCGGCAGCGACGAAGGCCGGTTTCTTCAGCGCGCGCTGCTGGAAGAAGAGGGCGTGTACGTCAGCCCGGCGGGAACCGTCGATTTGACGGCGTACCGGCATGATTCAAGCGGGGGATCATCCCCAACCTAG
- a CDS encoding ABC transporter ATP-binding protein, with protein sequence MNPSTTRRLYRYALVYKYRIIAALLVLCCAVGAELGGPYIAKIIIDQHLSQKVNDIGAVLKLLGLYLGLLLTASICNFTQSYLLQATALRIIKNMRMDLMRHIARIPLRYFDNTPIGQVVSRIANDTEAIRDLFMSFMATFVVSVVQLTGIYVALFVLDTRLALFTLILPPIFVVIMYVHLKYSKIFITIMRARLSDMNAMFNEMINVMPIIQAFRREKVTVEEFEVLNNDRYVNQVKQFRVFSLSSRNIVGTIGALVTAMIIWYFGRQSLVEASISFGVFYAFIDYLGRIFNPIIGIFDQLTNAQRAFVSAEKVFAIMDLEGKAVDEADGVERPQGVVKFDNVTFAYKEGENVLKGISFEARKGETVALVGHTGSGKSSIMNLLLGFYEPQQGEISIDGRNIASFSKQALRKHMGIVLQDPFLFAGDIKFNVSLYNKNITIDRVKNALREVGASTFIEQLPGGYDEQVVERGSTLSSGQRQLISFARALAFDPSILILDEATASIDSETEGLIQQALKVVSAGRTTLVIAHRLSTIREADQILVLHRGEIVERGNHRELMALEGRYYKMYQLQTGEKAAPLSGGAPVII encoded by the coding sequence ATGAATCCATCCACGACGAGAAGGCTGTACCGCTATGCGCTCGTCTACAAATACCGCATTATTGCAGCGCTTCTCGTTCTATGCTGCGCCGTCGGCGCCGAGCTAGGCGGGCCCTACATTGCCAAAATCATTATCGACCAGCATTTGTCCCAGAAGGTGAATGACATCGGCGCGGTGCTGAAACTGCTCGGGCTGTACCTGGGCTTGCTGCTAACCGCGAGCATTTGCAACTTCACGCAGTCCTACCTGCTGCAAGCTACGGCGCTTCGCATCATCAAGAACATGCGGATGGACTTGATGCGTCATATTGCGCGCATACCGCTGCGGTATTTTGACAATACGCCGATTGGTCAGGTCGTCTCCCGCATCGCCAACGATACGGAAGCAATCCGCGATCTGTTCATGAGCTTCATGGCGACCTTCGTCGTGAGTGTTGTGCAGTTGACGGGCATCTATGTGGCGCTGTTCGTACTGGATACGCGGCTTGCGCTCTTTACCTTGATTCTGCCGCCGATCTTCGTCGTTATTATGTACGTTCACCTGAAGTATTCCAAAATCTTCATTACGATCATGCGTGCCAGACTGAGTGACATGAACGCAATGTTCAATGAAATGATCAACGTCATGCCGATCATTCAAGCCTTCCGCAGGGAGAAAGTAACGGTCGAAGAGTTCGAAGTGCTGAACAACGATCGCTACGTCAATCAAGTGAAGCAGTTCCGCGTATTCTCGCTGTCCTCGCGGAATATCGTAGGTACGATCGGTGCATTGGTAACGGCGATGATTATCTGGTATTTCGGGCGTCAATCGCTGGTAGAGGCGTCGATCTCGTTCGGCGTGTTTTACGCGTTCATTGATTATTTGGGACGCATCTTCAACCCCATCATCGGCATCTTCGATCAGCTGACGAATGCGCAACGGGCGTTCGTCTCCGCGGAGAAAGTGTTCGCGATCATGGATCTTGAAGGCAAGGCTGTTGATGAGGCCGATGGCGTCGAACGTCCTCAAGGCGTCGTGAAATTCGATAACGTGACCTTCGCTTACAAAGAAGGCGAGAACGTTCTGAAAGGTATTTCCTTCGAAGCTCGCAAAGGCGAGACAGTTGCGTTGGTCGGTCACACCGGCTCCGGCAAGAGCTCCATCATGAACCTGCTGCTCGGCTTCTATGAGCCGCAGCAGGGCGAAATTTCCATCGATGGCCGGAACATCGCTTCGTTTTCGAAGCAGGCGCTGCGCAAGCATATGGGTATCGTGCTGCAGGATCCCTTCTTGTTTGCGGGGGATATCAAGTTCAACGTCAGCCTCTATAACAAGAACATTACGATCGACCGCGTGAAGAACGCGCTTCGCGAAGTAGGCGCATCCACGTTCATCGAGCAGCTGCCCGGCGGGTATGACGAGCAGGTGGTAGAGCGGGGAAGCACGTTGTCGTCGGGACAGCGCCAGCTTATCTCGTTCGCCAGAGCGCTGGCGTTCGACCCGTCCATCCTCATTCTGGACGAAGCGACGGCGAGCATCGACAGCGAGACGGAGGGTCTCATTCAGCAGGCGCTGAAGGTCGTGAGCGCAGGGCGGACAACGCTTGTGATCGCGCACAGATTATCGACCATCCGGGAAGCCGATCAAATTCTTGTGCTGCACCGCGGAGAAATCGTGGAACGCGGAAACCATCGCGAGCTGATGGCGCTTGAAGGGCGTTATTACAAAATGTATCAGCTGCAAACAGGAGAGAAGGCAGCGCCGCTTTCGGGCGGAGCGCCGGTCATTATATAA
- a CDS encoding ABC transporter ATP-binding protein codes for MSFVTRLQWFFKTRWLHYTLAISLMTAVSLLQTIPPKMIGNTIDHIQKGGLTASELSRTVLLLVGLALLLYVLVYAWITTLFGNSALLEKLLRGRFMAHLTRMKPSFFQRNSTGQLMALATNDILAIGNTSGYGVMTLVNTLVGASVVIVTMISLIDYKLMLAALVPLPMLAVIINLLGKKVRARFLAAQNAFGKMNDHALESISGIRVIRSYVQENHDLDAFDNVTTEVMERNREVSQLNALFQPLISLIVGVSYSIGIGYGSYLVFHDEITLGQLISFNIYLGMLIWPMISFGEFINVLQRGNASADRVEQSFVQEPDVVNPAVPVEVDLPVSIEMRGLTFTYPSAVQPSLQQVSFRLERGQTLGIVGRTGSGKSTLLKQLLRQYPIAEEQLLISGVPVEQLALERVKAWVAYVPQEHLLLSKSIRDNIALGKPDATDAEIAKAVEMASFTTDIEGMPDGMGTIVGENGVMLSGGQKQRLAIARALLIDAEILAMDDSLSAVDARTESRILNHIRKERAGKTTFISTHRLSAVSHADWILVLDEGRILEEGTHEQLMHIGGWYRQQWDRQQMEASLEE; via the coding sequence TTGTCTTTCGTGACGCGGCTTCAATGGTTTTTCAAAACGAGATGGTTACATTATACGCTGGCGATCAGCTTAATGACGGCGGTCAGCCTGCTGCAAACGATCCCTCCGAAAATGATCGGAAATACGATTGACCATATCCAGAAGGGCGGCTTGACCGCCTCTGAATTAAGCCGGACAGTGCTGCTCCTGGTTGGACTTGCGCTGCTGCTGTACGTGCTTGTATATGCATGGATTACGACGCTTTTCGGCAACTCCGCCCTGCTCGAGAAGCTGCTTCGCGGGCGGTTCATGGCGCATTTGACGCGCATGAAGCCGAGCTTCTTCCAACGTAACAGCACGGGGCAGCTCATGGCGCTCGCGACTAACGATATTTTGGCAATCGGCAATACGTCGGGCTATGGGGTCATGACGCTCGTCAATACGCTTGTCGGCGCATCGGTCGTTATCGTGACGATGATTTCGTTGATCGATTACAAGCTCATGCTGGCTGCGCTCGTTCCTCTTCCGATGCTGGCGGTCATCATCAACTTGCTCGGTAAGAAGGTCAGGGCGCGCTTCTTGGCCGCGCAGAATGCTTTCGGCAAAATGAACGATCATGCGTTGGAATCGATCTCCGGCATCCGCGTCATCCGTTCTTACGTGCAGGAGAATCATGATCTTGACGCATTCGACAATGTGACGACCGAAGTGATGGAGCGCAACCGGGAGGTATCTCAGCTTAATGCACTGTTTCAACCGTTGATCTCCCTTATCGTAGGCGTCAGTTATTCCATCGGCATCGGCTACGGCTCTTATCTGGTCTTCCATGACGAGATTACGCTGGGGCAGCTGATTTCGTTCAATATTTATCTGGGCATGCTGATATGGCCGATGATTTCGTTCGGTGAATTCATCAATGTCCTGCAGCGCGGCAATGCGTCCGCGGACCGTGTGGAGCAGTCGTTCGTCCAAGAGCCGGATGTCGTTAATCCTGCGGTGCCGGTCGAAGTCGATCTGCCTGTGAGCATTGAGATGCGCGGCCTTACGTTTACCTACCCGTCGGCGGTGCAGCCGAGCCTGCAGCAGGTTTCATTTAGGCTGGAACGCGGGCAGACCCTTGGGATCGTGGGACGGACGGGCAGCGGCAAGAGTACGCTGCTGAAGCAGCTGCTTCGGCAGTATCCGATAGCGGAGGAGCAGCTGCTCATCTCCGGCGTGCCTGTGGAGCAGCTCGCGCTTGAGCGCGTGAAGGCATGGGTCGCCTATGTGCCTCAGGAGCATCTGCTTCTGTCAAAGTCGATCCGCGACAACATTGCGCTCGGCAAGCCGGACGCGACAGACGCGGAAATCGCGAAAGCAGTGGAGATGGCATCGTTCACCACCGACATCGAGGGCATGCCGGATGGCATGGGCACGATTGTCGGCGAGAACGGCGTCATGCTCTCCGGTGGCCAGAAGCAGCGGCTCGCGATTGCGCGCGCACTGCTGATCGACGCAGAAATCCTAGCGATGGACGATTCCCTCTCGGCTGTCGATGCAAGAACCGAGAGCCGCATTCTGAACCACATCCGCAAGGAGCGTGCCGGGAAGACGACCTTCATCTCGACGCACCGCTTGTCGGCCGTCAGTCACGCCGACTGGATACTCGTGCTGGACGAGGGCCGAATTCTAGAAGAAGGCACTCACGAGCAGCTGATGCATATCGGCGGCTGGTACAGACAGCAATGGGATCGTCAGCAGATGGAAGCCAGCTTGGAGGAATAG